TTCCTTCGCCTGCTTGAGGGCGGTTTCGAGTAATTCGTTCGCATCGCGGGTCGGGTACTGATTCGCTTTGAGAAACTTGAGCAGTTTCTCCTGGTTGATTTTGCCGTCGACGGTGAGTTCTGACTGCGTGATGCGGGCCAGCTGTTTGCCGTGCGTGTCTGTGACCAGCAGTTCGAACTGCTGCGAGTCGAGTTTGAGGTTCCATTTGTCGGCGAGGGCCTGGGCGGCTGCGCGTTTTTCGCCTGTGTCACTGATGGCCATGACGAGGAAAGAATAGAGCTCTTTGCGAACGTCCTTGTCTTCGTAGCGGAGCTTCATCAACTCTTTGATGGCTTTCGATTGGGGATCGCCGAAGAGCAACATGGGATACTGACTGGTGAGGCCGCCCAGCCGTTCGCTTTTTTGATAGCGTTCGAGGGGCGTGCCTGTGACGCCGAACGCGGAGGCGATGCGTTCATCGAGTGTGGGTGGGACATACGGTTTGGGCGCCGGTTTGACTTCGACTTCACCCAGGTCGACCGGCTGGCTGTCTTTCACCTTCACTTCACCGGCGGTACGCCAGGAGATATTGGCGGGATTCTTGTCATGGCGGATGACCAGCGAGAGATTGTACTTCTGCCCGACGACCAGGTCCTTTAGCTCAAAGCGTCCCACATCATCGGTGGTCACTTTGCCCCCATACGCGGTTCGGAAGGCAGAGAAACGATCTTTGCCCAGATAGACTCTGACGCCGTATTGTAGTTCGCGGCCTTTCAAGGGTTCCCCACTGGCGCCATCAATCAGAGTGCCGAAGGCTGATCCTGAGGGTTGGAGGGGGATGGTCACGGTTTTGTCGTCCGGTCCGATCTCCACGACGCCTGTGAGCGTTTTATCTTTGTTGCGGGCATAGATGACCACCTTGTGGAGTTCACGTTCGACTTCGAACTTCCCTGCTTTGTTGGTCGTGGCCTGCATGTCACGACCTGCGAGACCGTGGCGATAAATGCCGGAGATCGAAGCATCGGGTACGGGCTGGGCTGGATTGCCTGCAACGACTGTGCCGTTCAGGATGCCTTTCTCCGGACGGACGGTATGGAAATTGAATTCTTTTTCGGTCTCTGTCGTTATATCAAACTTCTCGATCTTGTTTTGTGACGGGCCGCGCAGATCGAACTTGCCGGAGCCTACGAACAGTTCGAAGTCGCCGTTTTTATCTGTCGTCGTGCGCCGAACGATCATGGGGCGCACCGATTTCCGGCTCTTCTCCGGGTTCGGCAGATCGACGTCTTTCATATTGTGGGCGGCCTGACCGTACTGGTAGGAGTAGATCGTCTGTCCCTCGACCGGCTGATTGTCTTTGCCGGTCGTGACGCGACCAAAGAGACGGGTGGCGGGGCGGAGCTTAAAATCGAGACTGGTACGGGGCTGGTCCGGCTGGAGGGCGAAGCCGGTTTGGGGCGCGGCGGCCCATTTCTCATTTCCGGCGGTCACGAGGTAAACCATGTTGGGGGCAGCCTCGATGGTATAGCGTCCCTCGTCGTCGGTGGTTGTTGTGCCGCGGAAGGAATCGATCATATAGCCTTCTCCGGCTGCAGATATTGGAATACCTGCCGCCGGCGATCCATTGGGGAGGGAGACCTTGCCTGAGAGGGGGACGAGTTTCTGCAGGCGCATGGTCAGCTTGCCTTTGTCTTTCTCCGGGTCGTACATGGTGCGGAGGTGCGCGTATCCTTTCCCGCGGGGCCACATGGTAATGGGCGTCTGT
This is a stretch of genomic DNA from Gimesia chilikensis. It encodes these proteins:
- a CDS encoding carboxypeptidase regulatory-like domain-containing protein, whose product is MLHSTLLSRCTFNRSQNRALRFLCSLLLLSTLLTPVVLHAAEPAEETELTIKGTVVDAQDKPVANAQVLIDFSVQSFPDNSNIETQTDAQGRFTFKGKPLRLRGQTIQVSGPDQQMAHVRLPWQIIEDDPSLDKLRLQLKPPRRLILEVVDGDGKPLPGATTALLANYRGWGSQQTDQTGKATYLIPQDLDIQTIFAFSDGHGLDYRSYELSREQYGDQQAKRPEVPDHPIRLTLDGTQPLSIKVVDTAGKPLPGVEVAPWYLKKEGQPRDVNLSYFYNLIQAETDQSGTVNFDWIPHWQQTPITMWPRGKGYAHLRTMYDPEKDKGKLTMRLQKLVPLSGKVSLPNGSPAAGIPISAAGEGYMIDSFRGTTTTDDEGRYTIEAAPNMVYLVTAGNEKWAAAPQTGFALQPDQPRTSLDFKLRPATRLFGRVTTGKDNQPVEGQTIYSYQYGQAAHNMKDVDLPNPEKSRKSVRPMIVRRTTTDKNGDFELFVGSGKFDLRGPSQNKIEKFDITTETEKEFNFHTVRPEKGILNGTVVAGNPAQPVPDASISGIYRHGLAGRDMQATTNKAGKFEVERELHKVVIYARNKDKTLTGVVEIGPDDKTVTIPLQPSGSAFGTLIDGASGEPLKGRELQYGVRVYLGKDRFSAFRTAYGGKVTTDDVGRFELKDLVVGQKYNLSLVIRHDKNPANISWRTAGEVKVKDSQPVDLGEVEVKPAPKPYVPPTLDERIASAFGVTGTPLERYQKSERLGGLTSQYPMLLFGDPQSKAIKELMKLRYEDKDVRKELYSFLVMAISDTGEKRAAAQALADKWNLKLDSQQFELLVTDTHGKQLARITQSELTVDGKINQEKLLKFLKANQYPTRDANELLETALKQAKEQNKRVIVQETATWCGPCRLLSLYLDRERKIWERDYIWIKLDHRWTGSSEIMKKIRAGAQGGIPWWAILDADGKILTTSNNDEEDGQNIGFPSSISGREHYQKMLEKTAIRLNDTEISELVDALQQKDD